A genomic region of Candidatus Krumholzibacteriota bacterium contains the following coding sequences:
- a CDS encoding glycosyltransferase family 4 protein: protein MRTLEEKRTARAISPAEKEDLSYLRVCRIASYPTHASPGTGLPGYYLSSETGAPTLFLTRKVEDALPVPDNTDLMMIDYDSPAFGEKPDLITAAAKIRGLVRFFAASTSQMRRFGPDIVHIHSPLYLMHAIWAKLFLRAKICMTFHGSDLLRIKRSPLLKLTISKTVDAVFHVSSTMREAIAGFLPERIIHYAPNGVDTERFRDVGLERKDQIVALGNLRWQKGYKYLVEAFSMLGERGYRLVIIGEGPLRKELQDQIDRLGLTARISLAGKKGYDEILRILNESRIYVMSSISEGFPKALLEGIATGLPAVTTDVGSCQEVTDGIGICVPAADAGALGEALEKMISDARLRERCASMARHKAEQYSWERSCRIVKEVYRTLLPPSSQGSRE from the coding sequence ATGCGAACTCTCGAAGAAAAAAGAACCGCGCGGGCGATTTCTCCGGCGGAAAAAGAGGATCTTTCATATCTGCGGGTCTGCAGGATCGCCTCATATCCTACGCACGCCTCTCCGGGAACCGGACTGCCCGGGTATTACCTCTCTTCTGAGACAGGCGCTCCGACCCTCTTCCTGACGAGAAAAGTCGAAGACGCTCTCCCCGTACCGGACAACACCGATCTGATGATGATAGATTATGACAGCCCCGCTTTCGGCGAAAAGCCGGACCTTATCACGGCGGCGGCCAAGATAAGGGGACTGGTGAGATTCTTTGCCGCCTCCACCTCTCAGATGCGCCGTTTCGGGCCTGATATCGTTCACATACACTCCCCCCTCTACCTTATGCACGCCATCTGGGCGAAACTTTTCCTTCGGGCGAAGATATGCATGACCTTCCATGGATCGGACCTGCTGAGGATAAAAAGATCCCCCCTGCTGAAACTGACGATCAGTAAAACAGTCGACGCCGTATTCCACGTGTCATCGACGATGAGGGAAGCAATCGCCGGATTTCTTCCGGAAAGAATCATCCACTATGCTCCCAACGGAGTCGATACGGAAAGATTCAGAGATGTCGGGCTGGAGAGGAAGGATCAGATCGTCGCCCTCGGCAACCTTCGATGGCAGAAGGGATATAAATACCTTGTCGAAGCTTTTTCGATGCTTGGAGAAAGAGGTTACAGGCTCGTCATCATCGGCGAGGGCCCTCTAAGGAAGGAGCTGCAGGACCAGATCGACCGTCTCGGGCTGACGGCACGGATCTCGCTCGCTGGCAAAAAAGGGTATGATGAGATCCTGAGAATATTGAACGAAAGCAGGATATACGTGATGTCCTCCATATCAGAAGGTTTCCCAAAGGCGCTTCTCGAAGGTATCGCGACGGGACTGCCCGCCGTGACGACCGACGTCGGAAGCTGCCAGGAAGTCACCGATGGGATCGGAATATGCGTTCCCGCCGCCGACGCCGGGGCGCTTGGCGAAGCTCTTGAAAAAATGATTTCCGACGCCCGGCTCAGGGAGCGCTGCGCCTCGATGGCGAGGCATAAAGCGGAGCAGTACAGCTGGGAGAGATCGTGCCGGATCGTCAAAGAGGTCTACCGGACTCTTCTGCCCCCTTCTTCTCAAGGATCCCGCGAATGA
- a CDS encoding CDP-alcohol phosphatidyltransferase family protein produces MESIARLKEICRRDNFDDNQRTMGSAARISIYFTRLFLMMKMSANQVTWLFTFLGTVGALCFLSPGVAGAAAGYILYRLHVIVDVSDGEVARYRDTFSPFGAYLDYLTHYFVYNIVLFAIPFRFFLDTGKAWGLVTGAVLMLSITLNRASVDCWFRANFGKRDRGDIEEGGRNAGRSALAPIVKWSVLAASRASGLQTFLDLYLISMIVESITGVESRSWLIPSYALILFSFTIARIAYTIFRGQIPRRATYY; encoded by the coding sequence ATGGAATCGATAGCCCGGCTGAAAGAGATATGCAGAAGGGATAATTTCGATGACAACCAGCGTACGATGGGCTCGGCGGCGAGGATATCGATCTATTTCACGCGGCTTTTTCTCATGATGAAGATGTCCGCCAACCAGGTCACATGGCTCTTCACCTTTCTTGGAACTGTCGGAGCTCTCTGCTTTCTTTCCCCTGGAGTCGCCGGCGCGGCGGCGGGATACATACTTTACCGCCTGCACGTGATAGTCGACGTCTCCGACGGGGAAGTGGCTAGGTACCGCGATACTTTCAGCCCCTTCGGCGCCTACCTCGACTACCTCACTCATTACTTCGTGTATAATATCGTTCTTTTCGCCATACCATTCAGGTTCTTCCTCGATACTGGAAAAGCCTGGGGACTTGTCACCGGCGCCGTACTGATGCTTTCGATCACCCTGAACCGCGCCTCGGTCGACTGCTGGTTCCGCGCCAACTTCGGAAAGCGCGACCGCGGCGATATCGAGGAAGGCGGCCGGAACGCTGGCAGAAGCGCTCTCGCGCCGATCGTGAAGTGGTCGGTACTGGCGGCGAGCAGGGCATCTGGATTACAGACCTTTCTCGACCTCTACCTCATCTCGATGATCGTCGAATCGATCACCGGAGTCGAGTCAAGGAGCTGGCTGATCCCCTCTTACGCTCTGATCCTTTTTTCCTTCACGATAGCAAGGATCGCGTACACGATTTTCAGGGGACAGATACCGAGAAGGGCGACATACTACTGA
- a CDS encoding phosphocholine cytidylyltransferase family protein — MKVIILAAGKGERLYPLTKNSPKSLLELGGGKTVLESQLDHIVEAGIHDVTIVTGYKTEQIEAKIIDRTDPEISICYNPFFATSNNLISAWMAVRQTNENFVLVNGDDVFRPHVLSGLIESRHDITMVIDRKEKYDSDDMKVVTSGGLVHKVSKQIGEEEANGESIGMIMFRGKGRGIILDTLEEMARKEENKQIFYLAALQNIMDKGYPVHYHECSREDWAEIDFHSDLSFIRKHIENFAADIVNI; from the coding sequence ATGAAAGTGATCATACTCGCCGCGGGAAAGGGAGAGCGCCTCTATCCACTGACGAAGAACAGTCCGAAATCCCTTCTCGAACTCGGAGGCGGCAAAACGGTACTCGAAAGCCAGCTCGATCATATCGTCGAAGCGGGAATACACGATGTCACTATCGTGACCGGGTACAAGACCGAACAGATCGAAGCAAAGATAATCGACCGCACTGATCCGGAGATCTCGATATGTTATAACCCGTTTTTCGCCACAAGCAACAATCTGATATCCGCCTGGATGGCGGTGCGTCAGACTAACGAGAACTTCGTCCTCGTCAACGGGGATGACGTCTTCCGCCCGCATGTCCTTTCCGGGCTGATCGAATCGCGCCATGATATAACGATGGTGATCGACCGGAAGGAAAAGTACGATTCGGACGACATGAAAGTCGTCACTTCCGGCGGGCTCGTCCACAAAGTAAGCAAACAGATCGGAGAAGAGGAAGCGAACGGAGAATCGATCGGGATGATCATGTTCAGGGGAAAGGGGAGGGGGATAATCCTCGATACTCTCGAGGAGATGGCTCGAAAAGAAGAAAACAAACAGATATTCTATCTTGCCGCCCTCCAGAATATCATGGACAAGGGATACCCGGTCCATTATCACGAATGTTCCCGCGAAGACTGGGCGGAGATCGATTTCCACTCGGATCTGTCATTCATCCGCAAACATATCGAGAATTTCGCGGCTGATATAGTCAATATATAA